A window of Magnolia sinica isolate HGM2019 chromosome 13, MsV1, whole genome shotgun sequence genomic DNA:
tccctcttggtacacgaacagagcgatcagcaagttgtagtgtggttagggtgggttttaattcacccaaacctaactgtttgtataccgagtagggaatcagattgacgctcgctcctaagtcaagaagtgcgtgatcaattcgatggttcccgattacacatgatatggttgggctaccgggatccttgaatttctgtggcacgtcttgcttcaggatggcactcactttctcagtcaagaagattttcttttgaataatttttcgtcttttggtcgtgcataagtctttcaggaatttggcatatgaaggtatttgtttaacgacatcaagtagaggaatgttgactttcacctgtttcaacacctctaggatatcctgagagttagagagaggttttggtgaaaccaaccgttgggggaatggagcaactggcttctctagaagttccggttctactttttgtggggcatcactggatccatcattgttgtcctcttctggttcttgaggcttttcgggcctaaccggaagagttttatcaatgatcttcccactcctaagagtggtgatggatttagcatgccccatctgatttgaagagctgggatcattattctcgtactgcggtttaggattggggaaaggttgtgcaggaagcatccccttttctataaccgtcatacgagaatctatcttttgcataaaatctgtgattccccgcattgcctgagccagctcttgtatgggattttgaaccggttcctcttgaggtttcacttgatttggattttgattgaagaaacctggaggggtcgtcgtttgtccattcctccaactaaagtttggatgatttttccagccaggattgtatgtattggagttaggtccagtaaaaggtctttgatagttgtttacggcattggcttgttcattcaacactcctcgaaaggcgggtattgtaggacagttttcagttgtgtgaatgttgcaatcacagatgccgcaaacaatttcattgaccttatccttctttccttccatggcctcaactttccttatgagcgtagtcactttacacttgagatcatcctcttctttcaagagatataatccacctttctcctttaattgagtcggcctagacgtggtgttcgccattgggtaatagtcccatgattgtgttttttcagcgagactatcgaggtaatcccatacctcgtcaacatctttgttgatgaactctccattacacattgtctcgaccatttggcgcatggaagatgtcaatccatcatagaaaaaatttgtaatgcgccacgtttcaaatccgtgttgtgggcatgaactgaccaaatctttgaacctttcccaacattggaaaaatgtttcatcttccttttgggcaaagttcatgatcacttttctaagggtaatcgttttatgatgtgggaagaatttttttatgaattccctctgcatatcgttccatgtgccaatggatctaggatgcaatgaatgtaaccacgtcttagctttctcttttaaggaaaaaggaaagagtttcagcctaattgtatcctcagatacattaggaaaacataatgtagctataatctcatcgaactctttcaaatgtaaatatggactttctgattcaagtccatggaatttgggaaggagttggataactcctggcttgatgtccatttgtcccgtgttttcaggaaaaatcatgcatgagggcgtactcactcccgctggttgtagataatctcataaagtacgagacGGGGGTGCCTGACGCACCttattttcatcttgggtatcctccaccctgggtggaagtagaggaggttggtcttcagccataacctcagttaactcaggggatttcgagcggtgtctaatcctgcgatggatagtcaacccctcaaccaatcctccttcagtcaagagacgtcgagtgttgtcacgggctcACTTGGCCAtaaaaacactcgcagccctcaattaaaaacctaatcctaagaaaggaaaagaaaatctagaaagaaatagagagttggaaagaaattaccaaatcggagtcctgagttaaaacctgcaaaataaaataaaataagttagatttttaaaaagagacgAACAATcccttaaaagaaagatagaagtgaactagcttctaaaagaaagaattcctaaaagaaaatgaaaatttctaagataaattaggagagtcctaaactagaaagtaaattactaaaagagaattgaaaaatagaaagtagggaaggagcttaccgaattagagatttctatcttaaaggcctacaaaataggaaggttagtttctaaacaaaaattctaaaaataaactaggagacaaattagatttaaaagagttaaaattagaaagttactaaaataagaatagaaagttaaataagaaataacctagtttctatttcctacagatgagaggatactagaattagaaaatttctaagatttaaagcttaattctaaaaggtagaaaaagtaaagaatttaagaaagaattaccaatttagaagtttatgtcaggatcctacaaaacaggaaacaagttagttctaaaaatcaaatagaaataaaaatctaaaactaaagttaataaaatcctaatcctaacctaattctaaaactaattaatttcagagaatcgtaaccgtcagtccccggcaacggcgccaaaaacttgttcacaccccaagtgcagagttgtgatgtagtaataactcggtaagaccgaggtcgaatccacagggactgatacctgtacgttatctgaaaccaagtagaactagaactagactaagatgtgatctaaaccaaatagaatttgatgaataatggtgagagattaatgtaaaactttaaagaattcaaaggaaggaaactagggattcagaggatccacttgtagagatcagggagatcttatgcctgcatcaataattatgaaatttaaactgaacgttacttgatctagtttttaagagatgaaaagtatatgaattagaatggattccatcatctaaccatgcccaggagacaaagtaaacaacagaattaaactaattatcaaccaaccaacaacgtatgaagatcaggaagggtactgtcatcctaccatgcccatggaacaatgatgaacaacagggctttctgacttcataatcataaaaagggaaggaaatactcaaagccattgcagatctattgtaatttcagtcacaacacaccattaaaaactgaaagtattcctttaattaaacgaaaatcaaattcagttcatgaattgaaatcaaattaaaggcaatgaataaaatcccccatctcactacaagcttcacctcttagccctagctaagaggtttagcctagcatggatAGGCTATACATCTTAAAAGAATAAATAAGGAAACCagtaaaaaaaaaactgttactcTTTCTCCTTATCCCTGCTTCAGCCCAACTCCCAGCCGTGCCTCAACTGAATCCTTTTCCTCTCGCCTTCCAGCCCGCTCTCTTTCTCCCTGCTACTTCACATGCGCCAGTCCCACCACGTTTCAGCCACTGCCTTCTTTTCTTCCTCCCGTTTCAGGCCGTGGATCCTCACCCTGCTCTCTCTCGATGCCCGCCCTCCAAACTTCCTCTCCTTTTATCCTTCCTGCAGACGGAGAGTGCCAAAGACCCATTTACGCACGGCAGCGTCCGTGTTCTCCTTGGATACTTTGTCTGCGCAAAACTTGCACTGAGCTGCTGATGGGGCCCATAATCGGTTTTGTCaacgaaatccacgccgtccattggaatcctcGTGGAAATCCAGTCAGGAAAGAGTGATTTTGGCAggttcttgtatggcccactggatattgtattccgccgtccatcatgAGTTTCAGCGGTCGAAATCCGCTACACGTTGattcctagaaaaattccacctaggtgatggttcCAGGCCTCTTTGAAATCCACTAGATGGTCCAAATTGAACCGATCGCCtcagagagtggcccacaacgatccaccgcaggctctgtttgagcgctgtgatggtcggtggaccccacagtgatgtattttgagaaatccattccgtccactaggttcaggacgaaaaaccctccgaaaatgagtatttttttggagaaaatcggtgtggtccataagCTTgcttactccgccgtccatctgacGTTTATCAGGTAATCTgcctttgtgtgtgtgcatgggccaaaaaggaaagctaggcgatGGTGTTAGTCACCTTgcagagcatatggacggttctgatcgtcGAGAACTgtgattgatggggcccactacgtgAAAACGAACGAACAGCGTCCGCCTGCTGTTTCCGTCTgcgagaaggatcgggtcagcggTGCTGACCCGATCGGCTTGATTCGATGCACGAGAGTGCACTTTTACACTATGCACTGCTGCTTCCCatagggtccattatgatgtttttttgagagatctgatccgtctatccgttttatcagctcatttgaatcgttgagcccaagattgaagcactttCAGACACCAGGCAGGCCCCAGTTCActaatttatgggctgatctgtccgttgggccacttccagggggatccaatggctgaaatttgacatgttcagttagtttttagtttttaggccatatgtgaagtttcgaaccgaacggatggtagaaaccctgtgatcttgcattctggctgactttcaggccgtttgagcttcggtttctcgatttttccgggtccctgatgtgtaatcttgttgatcttggatctctggagtccgtcccatgctttggtgtcattagagcgttaagtctatgctttaagcacccttttcggtccaggctcgtgcatacactctgcattacaaacacgattaatcaggccattaagcggtatcatgcgtgtaaatctatgcaacaactgagtctgatatgcaatatttgaccctcaacatgatgTCATAATCATAAGaaggaaaagaacatgctcaaagctattgcagactccttgtaattttagtcacaacatcctattaaaaactaaaaacattcccttaattaaaccaaaattaaCATcacttcagtctaaacaaaagacaTAAGCAACaagtctcccatcatgctacaagcttcacctcttagccctagctaagaactttagcctagaatagacatgattaggctaaacatctaaaagaaataataaaaagtagtagaaatagaaaaataaatactactctctctctctgtctgctcCACGGCTGCCTGGAAATTGAATGAATCCCTCCTCTTTCGCATGTCTCCATTTTATAAGCTGATGGTGGTTGGTGGCTACGTGTAAAGAATGAAGTCGGTGAAGACTTACGCAACTGAAGTCGGAGGACACGAAGCACAGTTGCGCGCGAAGCTTTTACGTAGGGTTGGTGGCTTACGCAGTAAAAATGCAAACCGCGCTTGCGTTTTGACTGAGTTTTGGGACGAAAGATCGTCCCAAACTCTAATTTGTTTCCATGAATGGGGTTAGGACCCCCCTCTGCATCTTCTGGACGGATCGGATCATTTATCCGATCATCTCTTTGATCGCACAGAGGCACACTGCGGCTGGACTTCTCGGGCGAGCGTAAAGCAAAGCCTGCGTATTCCTTTACGCTGTGAAGCTCGGTGGGCCTGTTATCAATTTCTTagtgtaaatccactccgtccattagttttcccTCGAAAAACCATTCAGGAAGGGACGGTTCTGGATTAATTTAGATGTGGCCTACAGACTTTTTTACTCTGCTGTCCGTCATCTGTTTGGGTTCTTCAAATACATTCAACATCCGATTAAATTAGGTCGCGAGTCAGGGTACGGTCGGTTTGGTCCTCTGAATGCaattaacggttcagatcatccaccTGCataattttggtggcccacttgcacCCAACCGCAAGCTCTGCTTCTCTGTTACGCAGAGAAATTTGAATTTGGATGGAATTGCGGTCAAAGGCAGTTTGACTGCTCTGGTCGGCTCGGTGCACTGTGAGATTTCATCTGCTATGTACACCATCCATATTCATTGGGTTCCGTCTTAATGCGTGTGAAACATCCGCTCCGTCCATatcttttatcatatcatttaagCAGTTGGGGCCAAAACTAAGGCATATCtagatgtcaggtgggccccatattgacaATTCATGGGTTGATCTGCTCCGTCCATATTGGgtcactttcacaaggatccaaggactgaaatttgatgtgtacggttaatatatggtcttcaggccatatatgaagtttcgagctgaacggatggtggaaaacctgtgatcttgcattctagacatcTTTCAGGCtacttgagtttcagtttctcgattttctcgaatgtttggcgtgtaaatccatcaatcttggtcccctggggtctttCCCTTACTTTTGGTGTTATCAAagtattaaatctatgctttaagtaccttgtttcagtccaagctcgtaaatacactttgCATCACAAACAGagttaaatcaggccgttaaataGTGCCACGTTCATAAATCCAGATAATAACTGGggtataatatgtaatatttgactctcaacaccaTGCGAAAGATTCATCTTTTACAGGTTGAGTTTGTCTTcaacaacataaaaaataatCTACTAACCATGCCCAATTTAACGTTTTGTATGCCCGAGTTCCCAAACATGCACTCGACTTGTTTCTGTTTCCTAAACGACTTGTAATATGTGTTGCGGTGAAGAATATGACAATTCGGGTAGCAACTATTCATGTTGATGTTTAGAAGAAATCAAAGAAACTTACTGCAAAGTACAAGGGTCAAGGAAGAGGATAATAAATGTCGGCACCCAATGTTTAATACGTATTGTAAAGGAAGTCTATTAAAAAACTTGAGAAAATTGGACACGTATCGTGAACTAAACTCgaggaagagttttttttttttcaagtggaggggtctgatgtaggactTGGATCGAGCATGTTCCTGACACATAGACTGGAAGAAGCCCAAAGAAAAATTGACAAAATTCGGCATAGTTTGACCGATCGACCCATTAGGTTGACAAGTCGAAATTCTACCGGAAATTTCAAATTTGCTGCTAGACAATTATTGCCAGTTTCGACAGGTCGACAGATCCAGTCAACAGGTCGAAGGCCCTGTTCGATAGGTTGACCAATCGGGTCAACAGGTCAAAATTCACCAAATTTTTAGTTTTAGTCAAGTTATCTGGTCAACGATGGGTCAATGGATGATGAAAATTTGCATGATTTTTagaatttgtttccttatttgattatgACTCTTTTAATTATGTTTTAGGATTTGTTTATAGTTATTTAATCATGCTAAATTTATGTATTTCGAAAGAATCCATTAATTAAAATTTtgatatttatattatttctctcctggattcaaaaaaaaaattctcttgtgAATTTAAGAGTACCTTGTGAATTCAAGGTGTTAATTAATCGAGGAAGATGGTAATCAACCTCATCACTTCTTTTCTTGCATCAATTTCTCGAATAAAGCATTTTTAATTGAGTAGATATAACATAACTAGTTGGACACCAATGTCTTGCATGTTGCCCTAATGTTGTGAgggtatgacatccaacctatccagcTAATTGGCTCCACCATACTTAACACaagaaatcaggccaatccactcatcaagtgggacccaaagTTAATGCATACTTGGAATAAAATGCACAGTTAGTCGTTCTTCACTGCGGTGGGTCAACACAAAAAGGGGCATGCCTTgccacataaaaaaaaaaaaacacaaaactaCAAATATTACCCAAAAACAGTGTCAGCAGATAGCTTCCCTCCGGACAGAACATAGCGTCGGGAGCCCAAAGCATCCTGTCTTGAAATAAGTTGACCGATTAGAAGAGGCCTAAGAAATCTACATGGTGGCATCTTTTCTTATGGGTGGGCCTAGATATTGCACTTGCTCCTTGGCGTGTACATTAGCTCACTTGTACACACAAAACAGGCGTAATCAATGCTCAAGAGTTATAGTACACCTCATGCGTAGAATcactaaaataagaaattaatGTAATATCATGTGGTCCAAGGCACACATTAAAACTGATAAAAATACATAGCACACTTGATCTAAGAAAAATTCAAACTCCTTTTCAAAATTTCTCTAACATCCTAAGAAATAACTATTAAAAAGGATTTCTACTTTGACAATGACTCTCAGTAATTCCATTCAtcgaaaaaaggaagaaaattggaCTTGATGCCATCTTCCCACTCTAAATTATCCCACCATTCTTTCCTGCCACGTATCTTCCTTAGAGAATTGTGTGCGCtatggagagaaagagggagctTTTTCAACTTTGGGCAACCAAAGACTTCGATTTCCTCCAAGGAAGGAAAATGCAGTGCACAGGTACAGATGCTCGTTAGTTCTGAAAGGTTGTAGAGTGATATACGTTTTAGTTGCATTAGCCCCATATCTCCAACTTCATCATCAGGAATGACCCTACCTATTACTTCTTCTAGCTCATAGCAATCTTTTATAAAAATTAATTCAAGACTTTCAAGTTGTAGTAAACCATAAATTTTCTTCAACTTGCCACACGACGCAATCACTATGGTGTGAAGGTTTCTGAAGCATCCGGGGCCCACCTGAATGCAATTTAAGTGGGAGAGTTTAAAAAGTTGGAGCCATTCTAGGCTCGAAACAGGATAATCGTCATCCTTCTTCGCATCCGCACTAATTGTCACCTCCACCAACCCATTGCAGCCGTTAAAAGTAAGCCGTTGAAGACTTTTCATTGCAGTAAAAAGGGATGATAGTTGGTTGGAGAGAGATAGATCCTCACAATTGTGCAGACTTAGATACCGAGCCACGTTCCGCAGCTTGCTTGAGCAGAGCAACCTTTCAAGAGCATGCAGGGATGATACGGTGATTCCAAGATGGATTAAACGTTCCAAGCCTTCCAACTCACTCATATTTAATCCCTCACTCCCTTCTTCCCACTTTGAATAACTTCCAAATAGTTTTAGCACTCTTAACTCAGAAAGCCTGGAGATTACCCCTCGAGGAATTCTGCCCAAAGTAAATACAGCATCCAACTCCAAATGCTTCAGCTTCACCAGATTTCCTATCTCTTCAGGCAATGATGTGATCTCCGTGTGAGATAGATTGAGATACCGTAGCTCTGTCAACTTACCGATCTCTGCAGGAAGCTCTACTATCCTAGACATTGACAGATCCAAGACCCTAAGAAGAGGCATGAACCGAAAAAAATCTGTGTGGACCTTTCCAAAATTCCAATTCAATTGGAGCATCAAGGTTAATAGGTTGGGGCATTGAGGTGTCTCTGTTACTTCTTTTATGTCATTTTTCATTAGAGATATCCTCTCGGCCTCCTTCCACCTCTCAACCACCGGTGCATGCGTCAGTCCCATGCCAGCTCTCACCAAAaacctattcttcttcttcccgcACTCTGAAGCTATCCATAATGCCAGATCACGAATCACATCATGCAACTCTACCTGTGTTTTTTCATCAGAACCAGTCTCCAACAAACATGCAGCCTTTAATCTTCCAATGATATCATGTCCCTTGTTATGGGCTTCATCAAGATCATCATCCCACTCATCTAAGAATCCTTCGCCTATCCAGTAATCTATTAGTTTTTCTTTGGGAATGGAGTAGTCCTCTGGAAACAGTGCGCAGTACAGGAAACACGATTTAATCGTGTCACCATCGAGATTATCATAACTGAATTTCAAGCGCAAAAGCATTTTATCATTCATACCCGATATCTCCGATGGTGGCTTGCTTGTGCTCAGAACTGATATTGCATGCTTCCATTCCTGTGGTGTCTTCTTACATGCCATAGCCCGCCCGATGGTGATGAGCGCAAGGGGCAGACCCTTGCACTCTTTAGCGACGCTATTGGCCAGGATCGGTATCTCCGGATGGGATCTCATGGCCTCTTCACCAACATTCCGTAGAAATAGATTCATTGCTTCTTGCTCTAGGAGACATTCTACTTTGATCTTCTTGTCCACAGCCATGTGTCCACAGACGTCCTCAAATCGTGTAGTGAAAACGACCTTGCTCATGTTTTGGCTGCTTGGATGAGGAATTCCAACCAGATCTAGATCCAACCATTCCCAAATATCGTCCAACAATAGAATGAATTTCATACTGCTCAAGACCTTGCGAATGTTATGAGCCCGTGTCTCGCTGTAGCTTTCATTCTCTGCCCAAGGCAAGCCCAATCGCTTGCCAATATCCATCTGAATCTTTCCCACATTTAATTCTTTAGACACCACAACCCAAATCACGACAATGAAATCATCGTTTCTTTTAAGGAATTGGTTATTGATATTATTCAGTAGTGTTGTTTTCCCCACACCCCCCATTCCATATATTCCAATAATTCCCACTTTGCCTTGGCCAATCCAGTTTAGAACCTTCTCCAACACCATGTCCCTGCCCACAGCTAATCTAAGAGGCTTCTCTTCAACAGCATCGGGAAGCTGCTTGTTCGCCACCTCTTTGAAGGAATCACCTTTGCTCTTCAGCACAGCTACATCCTTCAGCTTCTTCTCCACCCACTTGCCAAGCCTGTAGGCCgaccaacaatttggatggcaattCCAAAGACACCTCATCATTTGCTTGAAAGTTTCTTCCTTTGCATTCACTTCTCCTTCGGCTTCTTCTACCTTTTTCAGCCAAAATTGAACCTCGTCCTTGCATTTGAGCAGCTCCCACTCAGCGACATCCACCCTTGTCTTCACGTCATTCCTCACGCATTTCAATTCTTCCATAGCTTCCTCTAGGGAGCTGAAGCTGTCTTGAAGCTCAATGATGGGACGAGCGATTGGATCCCACCATCTAGTTATTATGTTGATGATTTGGCTGATGCACTCCATGTCTgtggagggaaaaagaaaatgggtggaaatgagctctcaaaatgcaAATGAGGGGCTCAATGTCAATTCATTTGGAAGAACTTATATTAACAGTTCAGATGGCAAAAAAAagtccctaagaaggtttcaacggtagcttGTTTGCCCTCCACTGgtttctgtggtgtagtccatttgaactttgaatGTGTTctgtttttaggctcatgctctaaaatgatatggacaaaTGGATTAACAGTGGGTATAATACAGCGGATTTGGTGAAACCCGGGCCCACGAGAGAGTGCAGCCCTTATCATGGTACCAACCTTAACATGTACAT
This region includes:
- the LOC131223361 gene encoding disease resistance protein RPS2-like is translated as MECISQIINIITRWWDPIARPIIELQDSFSSLEEAMEELKCVRNDVKTRVDVAEWELLKCKDEVQFWLKKVEEAEGEVNAKEETFKQMMRCLWNCHPNCWSAYRLGKWVEKKLKDVAVLKSKGDSFKEVANKQLPDAVEEKPLRLAVGRDMVLEKVLNWIGQGKVGIIGIYGMGGVGKTTLLNNINNQFLKRNDDFIVVIWVVVSKELNVGKIQMDIGKRLGLPWAENESYSETRAHNIRKVLSSMKFILLLDDIWEWLDLDLVGIPHPSSQNMSKVVFTTRFEDVCGHMAVDKKIKVECLLEQEAMNLFLRNVGEEAMRSHPEIPILANSVAKECKGLPLALITIGRAMACKKTPQEWKHAISVLSTSKPPSEISEDYSIPKEKLIDYWIGEGFLDEWDDDLDEAHNKGHDIIGRLKAACLLETGSDEKTQVELHDVIRDLALWIASECGKKKNRFLVRAGMGLTHAPVVERWKEAERISLMKNDIKEVTETPQCPNLLTLMLQLNWNFGKVHTDFFRFMPLLRVLDLSMSRIVELPAEIGKLTELRYLNLSHTEITSLPEEIGNLVKLKHLELDAVFTLGRIPRGVISRLSELRVLKLFGSYSKWEEGSEGLNMSELEGLERLIHLGITVSSLHALERLLCSSKLRNVARYLSLHNCEDLSLSNQLSSLFTAMKSLQRLTFNGCNGLVEVTISADAKKDDDYPVSSLEWLQLFKLSHLNCIQVGPGCFRNLHTIVIASCGKLKKIYGLLQLESLELIFIKDCYELEEVIGRVIPDDEVGDMGLMQLKRISLYNLSELTSICTCALHFPSLEEIEVFGCPKLKKLPLSLHSAHNSLRKIRGRKEWWDNLEWEDGIKSNFLPFFDEWNY